DNA from Bradysia coprophila strain Holo2 chromosome IV unlocalized genomic scaffold, BU_Bcop_v1 contig_81, whole genome shotgun sequence:
aaacaaatatatttGTACGTTCAGCATGTAAACACAGTCAAGTAATTTCTCCTAAGATTCCCAAAATTCCAAGGGCTTCTAtacataattttcataaaatatttagattACTAACTTAGAACAAAGCACTGTTCCTAGCACGAACACTAATTTGCCCAACGTcgaaaagcctccaaattttcaaatatgtatgcGTGTACGATTACATGTTCGgtgtgtttttattcacaccaAGAAATCATGACTCCTATCTTTacgaagaaatatttcttatgttcgtGCTTTGCTTAGAATGAAACATTGGAATGAGTCAAAATCGGACTCAGCTGAAGACTTTATATGACCAACGATGAATGCAATAATGAAACGAGTTCAGATTTACTTCTTTACTATTAGGATTTATTCAATCAGTTGTTACTTGACTTGTCAGAACTAAAACATTTGCACAAGAGAACATGATCAACACAGAAAAAACGTTTATAATGTGTGTCAGTATACTCAAACTCCAAGCTGACAAATACGCCACTTAACAGTAACAGTGGGAGCAAGTGATACATATGTTGCAAAAGTAACAGCTCGCACCTTGAAGTAGCATACCATTCTCGTCAAAATACCATAAGACTGTAATACTGTCCCTTTCAGGTACGTTCTCGGGCCTCTTTCCAAAGACGACCACATTGGATCGACTACCATCCGGAGTTGTCTCCCGCGACGATCGTCCTCTAAAATTCACAATTCTGCGAATGCCCAAATTTGATTCCAGGCCCAATGTTTTCAATTCCCAGTATAATTCAGTAGAGAACGATTCTGGTGGATTTTGCAAATGCCTTTAGATTTCCCTTTTCGTCAAAGCTCCAAGTTTGAGGAACAACATATTTTTTGATCTTAGTATTGTTGTCAATCCACAAGGTTTCATTATCGGGTGCAACTACAATCgtatctagaaaaaaaaattaaacaaaattgtcaggtccatttaaaagaaaagttaTGCTAATACAATGGACTAATATGCTAATCTTTAATCGTTGAAAACGTTTTAGTCTGTTACCTCTCATCAAATCGCCAAATAATAGTTTCGAAAAGACAATGCCACAAATTGTGTACATTCACTTCAAGCGATGATAAATGATACCACTGGTAAAACCAAAAATTAGCCACATACCTTTCATTATCCAAGGCGACGTAACGCTGACCGACTCTGGTCGTTGAGAGTTTCCACAAGAACTTCATTTTCCGATATATCGAAATGGCGATGTACCATCGCCAAACCGAACTCTCTCGCCACACCATGTTTCACAAATATGCTTCCGAAGAGTTCTAGTTTCGATCTGACTTCATTATCAACAAAACTATGCACTGCTTCATGTAGATCGGGTATGGTATGAAAAAATTCAGTATCAGGTCGTTCGCAAAGCACACTAGCACTCATTGTCGCAATTATAAATGTTGTCTTGATGATCGAACACAAAATGAGGATAACTattgatgcaaattcctttatagCATATGTTTTTATGGTCCACACAGAAACTGATAATAAGTAATTTATTTGCTAAGACTCTGTGTTGTGTATTTATTTGCTAAAAGAGTGCTTGGGATTGCaactattttttcttcaaatttcaaatatttatcattttataattCCTATGAGTAACACTACGTAATCAACTATAGTCCAGGAGGAACAATAGTGTAGATGTAGAAGCCTTGGAATTGACCGTTTCCGTACAAAGTAACCCATGCTGTACTAATAAAAGTTCGATAGTCAAACACTGTAGTATTTAGTATAGTTTTTGAGAAAAGGATAAAGCGAAGTATGTATTTCAGAGCTTCAGTTAAAGGTGGTTCTTGGccatttataaacaaaatggCGGAATATTTTCGCTAAATTCAGAAGTTTCTTTTGGACGGGGTGGCACAACCATTTcataatcaaaaatattttgaaacctAACGTTTCTGACTGTTTATTTTAACCTGTTCCAGACTGAAGTAACAATTAACGTGAAAATAATCGACTAAACCgttcttcagaaaattttgtGCAAATATAGGGTTAGGGTACatattttactatgctggtgcatgtaataaggctattacatgtataggcaataacctttacatcactcgcatagtaaaacgtcgtactacacacggaaaataaagtgatatctcgtatcacgatgagtaaaagtacctcgggctgccgccctcggatactttttctcatctggatacgagatatcactttacttcccttgcatagtaatgtactattatttgacaaggagtttggaaaaccgtttgctcccacttgatcgtatcgtttttccaaactcctgtcgcgtagcaaatattggtccaattgaaaaactaattactgttccggactcctgaggtcatttgctatacgctaacactttatttgactaaaatcctccgagaaaaatttaataatttttcacaagaattactaacactggatatgttgaaacgacctatattcgagtcaaagtgaagcgtatacggtaagggaatagtagacgatacaaaattactcacgtagaaccgttccagacgctgttctggcagttgggccctcagacagaaggaaaaaatctacattttggcaccaacttttttttcaagacttctgtaggcttgcagcccaaaagtactggattcatttatatgtgcaacgatagtgggtgaggccagctacaacaccccatactcagctcCGTGGTACATAGAGGCTGCAgaaaaggcggactctccgaaaattcactatatttctagtcataactctagtggatcaactagcaccaagcggtgcgtatactccacctgtaggtcttttcaaggccgacaatcgtacatcattacaacaatttaatagttatttcaaTCACATGGGtcgaaatagtatgttgtgttacaagtattgtaatgttgattttttcagcactagactcaagttttccttacgagcggagcgagtaaggaaaattgggtcgtgtgctgaaaaaatctcattacaatacgtgtaacacatcatgctttgtgccaaccgagaattgaaatagacaaatgcacaaaaattcagaattttcattgtaaacaatcactcttcgaatttgatcgatcacgttgctttgcatttttttaaaacgaatgctgtaataactcatacgaatttcatttcaacactggtttgagtgttgtaataagccatgaaaacgggtgttgtaattttggacatttcaatctagttatcgatattgaaatccgtcgtatttcaattctcggtggcacaatagtatgttgtgttacaagtattgtaatgttgattttttcagcactagacccaagttttccttacgagcggagcgagtaaggaaaattgggtcgtgtgctgaaaaaatctcattacaatacgtgtaacacatcatgctttgtgccaaccgagaattgaaatagacaaatgcacaaaaattcagaattttcattgtaaacaatcactcttcgaatttgatcgatcacgttgctttgcatttttttaaaacgaatgctgtaataactcatacgaatttcatttcaacactggtttgagtgttgtaataaaccatgaaaacgggtgttgtaattttggacatttcaatctagttatcgatattgaaatccgtcgtatttcaattctcggtggcacaaaacgatttttaaaaattcgaggTGTATGTGTGAGCTGAGAGGGTATTGTAACATGAGAATGCGTGTTTGTGAACCGAGGTTTACCGAGGTTCACAATCGCATTCGAATGTTACAATACCCTCGAGGCTCAAACATACAccgagaatttttaaaaatcattttcgacCCGAGTCATTTAATGGCTTTTACATTCGCCTTTCAtcgaaaatcacgaaaaacaccaaaaattatcaatttaatcgaaaactaagcaccaaacaaacacaaaatatgtcgatCACTTCAAtagcacacaaaaatattgcaacaacACGACAACGATTCTTGACAGCATTCGTTTTTGAAGAGAGAGAAGTCTCTCAGTTTGCTATGTCTACTACAATTATGATCGATTTGTATCATATACACGGCGCTTTCCAGTTTGTTAACTCTAGgttaacaatttccaatatttcatcCCTAGAGATTACAAATTCCAATATTTCATCCCTAGAGATTACAAATTTGTCTATGTGTTAGCGGtgaacattttgacattttctaaatatgcgaattcgatttaaagtcgtattttcgatggaaggcgaatgtaaaataattgtaaatgtcaaaatgttcaCCGCTAACACATAGACAAATTTGTAATCTCTAGGGATGAAATATTGGAATTTGTAATCTCTAGGgatgaaatattggaaattgttaacCTAGAGTTAACAAACTGGAAAGCGCCGTGTATATGATACAAATCGATCATAATTGTAGTAGACATAGCAAACTGAGAGACTTCTCTCTCTTCAAAAACGAATGCTGTCAAGAATCGTTGTCGTgttgttgcaatatttttgtgtgctaTTGAAGTGatcgacatattttgtgtttgtttggtgcttagttttcgattaaattgataatttttggtgtttttcgtgattttcgaTGAAAGGCGAATGTAAAAGCCATTAAATGACTCGGgtcgaaaatgatttttaaaaattctcggTGTATGTTTGAGCCTCGAGGGTATTGTAACAcctcgaatttttaaaaatcgtttttcgacCCATGTgatttaaataactattttttaagaaaaagtgaaagacacgtgtttcctagaattgaaagacgaatccaacgagctatcactcattaaaatcggagaccgcttgtttccaaagttaaaaaaatcacctgaagatttggcgatatcactcttaaaacagctacaattttctaatttatagAAATCGTGAGTTCCATGGCTCCTGGATTACTACTTATTTATGTTGATTCattatttgtgacaaacaAAGATTAATGATATGGTGTAACCAAGTCATCTTAACATAACTTTGTATTTGTTATCACTGCGAAGGTCTTTCTCTTGAATGGtttaaagtaaatgaaaagatGATGCacaccaaaaatatcaacacaatttatcaaaaatcatAACGAAAGTGCATTTCTATGTGTGTACACTGATGTGCGTCTTAAATTAATAAGATAAATTTTGTTGCTATTTAAATCATTTGTAGTTTGCTCGTTGCGATCATTGTGACCGTTGAATATGCTGTAAATTGATTCTCGTTTACTAgtcatatttctttttttttctactaattttaatgaatttcacCAAATTGTTTGCTATTATAAGTGGTGCAACTTTAACTGCATACGCTGGAACTAAATTGGTAAGATTTGAAATATCGAGGTAGTTTTAATGTGAACCGTTTCTCTTCGAACATTAACTAGCCATTACCAAAgcttttcatttacttttctCGTCGCTGTCCATCTTCTTCCGTTTTATAATTGCGCATTCGAAACATTTTATAAACGTCTATAGTCATTTGATCGACAACGACCACGAATCTTGTACATAGTTTAgttaaaactaaagaagttACAAGTTTTGATATCAAACActgtgaaataatttaaaaaaaaagtattcaaTGAATTAGCTTGCCGTTTATAAAAGATTGAAATGTAATCTTTTCTACGATGTTTGTTGTTCcgtttattttcattgcattCCATGCAAATATtaagtaaaatattaaaattatttgatgaCACATTGTTCGCAAATATTTATCTTAAgtcaaaaaatcgattcttaaGTCGATAAAGCTGTCGATAAGTTCTGCTGTTATTTTATAACTTCTTTCGAACTTCTTGAAATGCACACGTTATTCGGTTTGTCATTCAGCCTGTGACTGGTCATAATTCCTTTGTTgatcaattttaatgaattgcaCTACTAAAGTATTTGCTATATTAAGTGGTGCAATTTTGACTGCCTATACTGGAATTAGATTGGTAAGGCAGTAGATTACATCTATGTGAAGTATATACCGAGACATGTACGCACACGAGGGGTTGCCCGAGTAGTAGTGTTTTTCGAGTTATATACTTCACATAGATGTATGCTATTTTACTATATACGCGAGGGTGTGTTGGTGCAAACGTCAAGTAATATTCATTACCTACTATGTGATGTTCATTACTTGTACATAATTTGTATCACCATCCCTTCACACCAATACATTCTTGCACACatagtaatagtatattacctGCTGGTTTGAAGCTTTTTGTTTTGACGAACGttacgagccgaaggcgagggatACAGCCACACAAGTTGTATTATGCGAGGCATTGGATCTCATTCGAATTGCTATGTAAAGCTGTAGTAAGGTCTCTATGTATATTTAAGACGTACTTTCATCATCCTAACATTCTTcggattttttaaaatttattaatccGAAAATCATTTACCTGACAGCGAAATATGAATTCAATGGAGCGACAAGTTGCTGATGGCCACTtcacttatgaaaaaaataagaattgtaACATTCGAGGTAGAGGCTACTTCGGACGCATTAATGGCAATAGCAATTCCGACATAAGGTGTGAAGAAACCTCTGTCGAATTGCTAAATAATCGTAACATGAGAGTGGACGTACGCAAATCTATTGTTACAGCAATCGATGAGTCGAATTCAGTACTGTCAGCTATATCAAGCACTTTGAAGATGAAGTCGAATAAAAATGTCCAAATACATGCAGAAGATGCATGGTGCAATTTTGAAGAGAATAGTAATTTGAATTACAAAGGTAAGGGCGACGCTAATgtattttttcgcaatttgTTGGAAATAAGAACAGCAAATTTATGGGACAAGACAATCGAATATTGGCCTTcgacaacaaaaacattttggttgAGTATGACAATAATGACCTAGATATATCTGGAACGAGAAACCACAACGTTCGACCAGCTCCAACTGGATCGAATAAGTAAGTCACAATTTCAGttcaacattcaaatttttgtaaatcaattttttaactcTAGAAACAGCTTTACGATTAAAAGTAGTGGTACGAACAGCATTCAGTTTGTCGTAGAATATGTTGGCTCTTCAGTAATAAATGGATCAGACTATCAGctcggaaaaattaaatttaatactGAAACGAGTACTAACAAGGTCAATGTGACCCTGCACGAAGCCGACGACATAATTTACTCAGCCGAAGCCTTCACACCGGATAAAATCATCATACAGGCAGAGAGTAATGGTACTACCCAAAGACTGGAATTGAGAGGAGAGCGAGTAGAAGCAGTTCATTTGAATTCctataatatttttgttaactCTGGCTAAATAATgtggaaattaaaataatcaGAATGATGTTGTTTGgcaaatatatttatagtcCAGCAGCCATGGATATCCTGAAAAAGTCAAGTTCGGTTGCCGAACTGAAATTCTGCCAGTTTTCGAAAAAACGGTAAGAGAAGTCTATAGTGCAGGTCTTAAGTTAAGGTGTGAGATTATTTCAAAGATCAAGAAAGGATTGCATGTGATATTATAACATGTTCATGTCAATTAGTTTTCCTGTCACCTAgaaaattttaaggaaattaggTCTAGTGTTCTTCTCGTAAATACTCCCCCTCCTCCTCACACCCAGCATCCGATTCGTATTTTGACTCATAATACTGTTTACAAAATCCACATCGTCTATCattttgacaaaaactacTATGTTAGTCACAACCACCTTTACCAAACGAAGTGAGTCcaattaacctgttacatacGGTAAGcgtaaaaattttataatcggaattattaataataatttattatacttcatttgatcgaagtattttcaaaaatcttgtacttcattttttgtgaacatgatttttgctat
Protein-coding regions in this window:
- the LOC119072296 gene encoding uncharacterized protein LOC119072296, with the translated sequence MGQDNRILAFDNKNILVEYDNNDLDISGTRNHNVRPAPTGSNKNSFTIKSSGTNSIQFVVEYVGSSVINGSDYQLGKIKFNTETSTNKVNVTLHEADDIIYSAEAFTPDKIIIQAESNGTTQRLELRGERVEAVHLNSYNIFVNSG